The Bombus huntii isolate Logan2020A chromosome 1, iyBomHunt1.1, whole genome shotgun sequence genome contains a region encoding:
- the LOC126868790 gene encoding uncharacterized protein LOC126868790 yields the protein MYKKIIILQNVSNIPARFQIEGRPYRSKFRVIVQPVVENRGIVPPGMQLRLIILFRCDDIDTPEEVLVLNVQHGSSVIIRLHGYKDPPILLGISFTLNSSGTLSTWMTEDDNFVSMTFDCKKAFVGEEAYVLIKFKNVGGEGRFFIMSEADWFSMNIIDITDKNSLKLSCFTVWPAYFALNTNEELDFRMYFSPECYGIHVEKLYILCDNCTLLETEIIGDGLIYESNFIQLSKHLVKLTPLERNIDNQANYYINLSTNTPDGIGQCIIAVSNISEISMHFSWMKRNVQTDMHRIHTKNYFPLELLHINPDQGVFAPTSVHYFTVTAEYKDLQPNYYFAVLQLYVEDIPVDAVPKNTDLQTKECTTKRRKCPASVDIWIADVEVWLQYMMDEEDKTDRTTEEILKHILDVPSDIKYPRSDYEEEEEDKEEIIGEILEEEFEEGTSTCQLGADELFYHHDLVNLNQFDLLWQEHIISMGIIRPTRLVILR from the exons CAAATAGAAGGGAGACCGTATCGTTCCAAGTTCCGCGTTATAGTGCAGCCTGTGGTAGAGAACAGAGGCATCGTTCCGCCGGGAATGCAACTGCGATTGATCATTCTGTTCCGTTGCGACGATATTGATACACCAGAAGAAGTATTGGTGTTAAACGTTCAACATGGAAGTTCGGTGATTATCCGGTTGCACGGATACAAAGACCCTCCTATTTTGTTGGGTATA TCTTTTACATTAAATAGCTCTGGAACTTTATCTACCTGGATGACGGAAGACGATAATTTTGTAAGCATGACATTCGACTGTAAGAAAGCCTTTGTAGGAGAAGAAGCTTATGTACTTATAAAATTCAAGAATGTCGGCGGAGAGGGCCGGTTTTTCATAATGAGCGAGGCAGACTGGTTCTCTATGAACATTATA gaTATCACAGACaaaaatagtttaaaattATCCTGTTTTACCGTGTGGCCTGCGTATTTTGCACTGAATACAAACGAAGAACTAGATTTTCGTATGTACTTCTCACCAGAGTGCTATGGAATTCAT GTggaaaaattatacatattatgcGATAATTGTACCTTGCTGGAAACAGAGATAATCGGTGATGGATTAATATATGAGTCGAATTTCATCCAGCTTAGTAAA CATTTAGTGAAATTAACACCATTGGAAAGAAATATTGATAATCAAGCGAATTACTACATAAACCTGAGCACCAATACCCCTGACGGTATCGGGCAATGCATCATTGCTGTAAGCAATATTAg tgAGATCAGCATGCATTTTTCTTGGATGAAACGAAACGTGCAAACTGACATGCACAGAATACATACAAAGAATTATTTTCCCTTAGAACTGCTTCACATTAATCCAGACCAAGGAGTTTTCGCTCCAACTTCCGTGCACTATTTTACTGTAACGGCTGAGTATAAAGATTTACAGccaaattattattttgctgTTCTACA ATTATACGTAGAAGATATACCAGTTGATGCAGTACCAAAAAATACGGATCTACAAACCAAAGAATGCACCACAAAACGACGAAAATGTCCAGct TCTGTAGACATTTGGATCGCCGATGTCGAAGTCTGGTTGCAATACATGATGGATGAGGAGGATAAAAC TGATCGAACAACAGAGGAAATATTGAAACATATCTTGGATGTGCCATCAGATATCAAATATCCTCGATCGGattacgaagaagaagaagaagacaaagaagaaataataggGGAAATATTAGAAGAAGAATTTGAAGAAGGAACATCAACGTGTCAGTTA GGAGCAGACGAGTTATTTTATCACCACGATTTAGTAAACCTAAATCAATTCGACCTACTGTGGCAAGAGCATATAATAAGCATGGGTATCATTAGACCCACAAGGCTTGTAATTTTAAGATAA
- the LOC126874321 gene encoding uncharacterized protein LOC126874321 isoform X1, which produces MKLCVCPEKGEVLARGTKKIEITITPLSEGIVQSLFIPCFVGDSRKMIMLGIECFIESLYVIFYFPLNDDTPLLMNNFVKVKWRADSLKLALDMAGKSRQHMKLLDKYKKREERELMNTNLDQGEVLKDASAGPSMQEVAVDESGEQPFLSTRTSEIIKMSNITENDNYLVSSGSIVPFHEKFLPLVTQPVVIEFPGLSLRTVQKKTFIIKNETSIPTNYWLRIKNFYPIMCSCKWKSQEDRIRFIYKRVFSRRKELIEDTLCKVKQPGSGMVVYVDPLNSDIGPFKAMPVDIYVFADTWGYYVDELEINIAGLPQYTIGICVQVVGSPISLSISDRNESNIPIIRYGMVAVGSRLHGRKISLTNTSAIPIIIDWHTFVVKPVLESMPFNVAFSFHTPFTDELASKLRNNKQKTNSEIHLEKHYPYSKVLHTCDSSEFSNTSDITTSSYMESSHMTSSWMCNGEISKQYTTSSSNRCSKSENKYTKDEICFNANNIVEKKDIEIQISILPYYGLIDTRICTVTPREMFILPKSNTSLIIDIQLERYKTMMETNESIEGEFFCKILGFLRVAPNDMFV; this is translated from the exons ATGAAACTTTGCGTGTGTCCTGAAAAAGGAGAAGTATTAGCTAGAGGCactaaaaaaattgaaataactATCACACCACTTTCAGAg gGGATCGTGCAATCGTTATTTATACCATGTTTTGTGGGAGATTCGCGGAAGATGATAATGCTGGGCATCGAATGTTTCATCGAATCACTTTatgtcatattttattttccattaaacGACGATACGCCATtgttaatgaataattttgttaaagtAAAGTGGCGGGCAGATAGTCTCAAACTTGCTTTGGATATGGCGGGAAAATCTAGACAGCACATG AAATTATTAGACAAGTACAAAAAGCGAGAGGAACGAGAATTAATGAACACGAATCTGGATCAAGGAGAGGTTCTTAAAGATGCTTCAGCAGGTCCTTCTATGCAAGAAGTGGCAGTTGACGAATCAGGCGAACAGCCCTTCCTAAGTACTCGTACTTCAGAAATCATTAAG ATGAGCAACATAACAGAAAATGACAATTATTTGGTTTCCTCTGGAAGCATTGTACCATTCCACGAAAAATTCTTACCACTGGTTACACAGCCTGTTGTAATAGAATTTCCAGGTTTATCGTTAAGAACAG TGCAGAAGAaaacttttataataaaaaacgaGACTTCGATTCCAACTAATTATTGGCTTCGTATAAAGAACTTTTATCCCATCATGTGTTCGTGTAAATGGAAGTCGCAAGAAGATCGGATCAGGTTCATTTATAAACGAGTTTTTAGTCGGCGGAAGGAATTAATAG AAGACACATTGTGCAAAGTAAAACAACCTGGATCAGGTATGGTAGTCTATGTTGATCCCTTAAATTCAGATATTGGTCCTTTCAAAGCCATGCCTGTGGACATTTATGTTTTTGCTGATACATGGGGTTATTATGTGGATgaattagaaataaatattgctGGTTTACCACAGTATACTATAGGGATATGTGTACAAGTTGTTGGATCACCAATATCATTGTCAATTTCTGATAGAAATGAATCTAATATACCTATTATTAG ataTGGAATGGTAGCTGTAGGTAGTCGCCTACATGGGAGAAAAATATCATTGACAAATACAAGCGCGATACCTATAATTATTGACTGGCATACATTTGTAGTCAAGCCAGTTCTAGAATCAATGCCTTTTAACGTAGCATTTAGCTTTCATACACCATTTACTGACGAATTAGCATCAAAATTGAGAAATAATAAGCAGAAGACTAATAGTGAAATACACCTAGAAAAACACTATCCATACTCAAAAGTCTTACATACATGTGATTCTAGTGAATTCAGCAACACTAGTGATATTACAACATCTAGTTACAT GGAATCCTCACACATGACCTCATCCTGGATGTGTAATGGTGAAATTTCCAAACAGTATACCACCAGTAGCTCCAATAGATGTTCaaaaagtgaaaataaatatacaaaagatGAGATATGCTTCAATGCAAATAATATAGTAGAGAAGAAAGACattgaaatacaaatttcGATACTTCCTTACTATGGTTTAATTGATACAAGAATATGCACG GTTACCCCTAGAGAAATGTTCATCCTACCCAAAAGTAATACCTCCCTAATTATTGATATACAACTTGAAAGATACAAAACTATGATGGAAACAAATGAAAGTATCGAAGGAGAATTTTTTTGCAAAATTCTTGGATTTCTACGAGTTGCTCCAAATGATATGTTTGTATAA
- the LOC126874321 gene encoding uncharacterized protein LOC126874321 isoform X4: MKLCVCPEKGEVLARGTKKIEITITPLSEGIVQSLFIPCFVGDSRKMIMLGIECFIESLYVIFYFPLNDDTPLLMNNFVKVKWRADSLKLALDMAGKSRQHMKLLDKYKKREERELMNTNLDQGEVLKDASAGPSMQEVAVDESGEQPFLSTRTSEIIKMSNITENDNYLVSSGSIVPFHEKFLPLVTQPVVIEFPGLSLRTVQKKTFIIKNETSIPTNYWLRIKNFYPIMCSCKWKSQEDRIRFIYKRVFSRRKELIEDTLCKVKQPGSGMVVYVDPLNSDIGPFKAMPVDIYVFADTWGYYVDELEINIAGLPQYTIGICVQVVGSPISLSISDRNESNIPIIRESSHMTSSWMCNGEISKQYTTSSSNRCSKSENKYTKDEICFNANNIVEKKDIEIQISILPYYGLIDTRICTVTPREMFILPKSNTSLIIDIQLERYKTMMETNESIEGEFFCKILGFLRVAPNDMFV, translated from the exons ATGAAACTTTGCGTGTGTCCTGAAAAAGGAGAAGTATTAGCTAGAGGCactaaaaaaattgaaataactATCACACCACTTTCAGAg gGGATCGTGCAATCGTTATTTATACCATGTTTTGTGGGAGATTCGCGGAAGATGATAATGCTGGGCATCGAATGTTTCATCGAATCACTTTatgtcatattttattttccattaaacGACGATACGCCATtgttaatgaataattttgttaaagtAAAGTGGCGGGCAGATAGTCTCAAACTTGCTTTGGATATGGCGGGAAAATCTAGACAGCACATG AAATTATTAGACAAGTACAAAAAGCGAGAGGAACGAGAATTAATGAACACGAATCTGGATCAAGGAGAGGTTCTTAAAGATGCTTCAGCAGGTCCTTCTATGCAAGAAGTGGCAGTTGACGAATCAGGCGAACAGCCCTTCCTAAGTACTCGTACTTCAGAAATCATTAAG ATGAGCAACATAACAGAAAATGACAATTATTTGGTTTCCTCTGGAAGCATTGTACCATTCCACGAAAAATTCTTACCACTGGTTACACAGCCTGTTGTAATAGAATTTCCAGGTTTATCGTTAAGAACAG TGCAGAAGAaaacttttataataaaaaacgaGACTTCGATTCCAACTAATTATTGGCTTCGTATAAAGAACTTTTATCCCATCATGTGTTCGTGTAAATGGAAGTCGCAAGAAGATCGGATCAGGTTCATTTATAAACGAGTTTTTAGTCGGCGGAAGGAATTAATAG AAGACACATTGTGCAAAGTAAAACAACCTGGATCAGGTATGGTAGTCTATGTTGATCCCTTAAATTCAGATATTGGTCCTTTCAAAGCCATGCCTGTGGACATTTATGTTTTTGCTGATACATGGGGTTATTATGTGGATgaattagaaataaatattgctGGTTTACCACAGTATACTATAGGGATATGTGTACAAGTTGTTGGATCACCAATATCATTGTCAATTTCTGATAGAAATGAATCTAATATACCTATTATTAG GGAATCCTCACACATGACCTCATCCTGGATGTGTAATGGTGAAATTTCCAAACAGTATACCACCAGTAGCTCCAATAGATGTTCaaaaagtgaaaataaatatacaaaagatGAGATATGCTTCAATGCAAATAATATAGTAGAGAAGAAAGACattgaaatacaaatttcGATACTTCCTTACTATGGTTTAATTGATACAAGAATATGCACG GTTACCCCTAGAGAAATGTTCATCCTACCCAAAAGTAATACCTCCCTAATTATTGATATACAACTTGAAAGATACAAAACTATGATGGAAACAAATGAAAGTATCGAAGGAGAATTTTTTTGCAAAATTCTTGGATTTCTACGAGTTGCTCCAAATGATATGTTTGTATAA
- the LOC126874321 gene encoding uncharacterized protein LOC126874321 isoform X2: protein MKLCVCPEKGEVLARGTKKIEITITPLSEGIVQSLFIPCFVGDSRKMIMLGIECFIESLYVIFYFPLNDDTPLLMNNFVKVKWRADSLKLALDMAGKSRQHMKLLDKYKKREERELMNTNLDQGEVLKDASAGPSMQEVAVDESGEQPFLSTRTSEIIKMSNITENDNYLVSSGSIVPFHEKFLPLVTQPVVIEFPGLSLRTVQKKTFIIKNETSIPTNYWLRIKNFYPIMCSCKWKSQEDRIRFIYKRVFSRRKELIEDTLCKVKQPGSGMVVYVDPLNSDIGPFKAMPVDIYVFADTWGYYVDELEINIAGLPQYTIGICVQVVGSPISLSISDRNESNIPIIRYGMVAVGSRLHGRKISLTNTSAIPIIIDWHTFVVKPVLESMPFNVAFSFHTPFTDELASKLRNNKQKTNSEIHLEKHYPYSKVLHTCDSSEFSNTSDITTSSYMESSHMTSSWMCNGEISKQYTTSSSNRCSKSENKYTKDEICFNANNIVEKKDIEIQISILPYYGLIDTRICTVKKHLNLIKILRKTYCTYQ, encoded by the exons ATGAAACTTTGCGTGTGTCCTGAAAAAGGAGAAGTATTAGCTAGAGGCactaaaaaaattgaaataactATCACACCACTTTCAGAg gGGATCGTGCAATCGTTATTTATACCATGTTTTGTGGGAGATTCGCGGAAGATGATAATGCTGGGCATCGAATGTTTCATCGAATCACTTTatgtcatattttattttccattaaacGACGATACGCCATtgttaatgaataattttgttaaagtAAAGTGGCGGGCAGATAGTCTCAAACTTGCTTTGGATATGGCGGGAAAATCTAGACAGCACATG AAATTATTAGACAAGTACAAAAAGCGAGAGGAACGAGAATTAATGAACACGAATCTGGATCAAGGAGAGGTTCTTAAAGATGCTTCAGCAGGTCCTTCTATGCAAGAAGTGGCAGTTGACGAATCAGGCGAACAGCCCTTCCTAAGTACTCGTACTTCAGAAATCATTAAG ATGAGCAACATAACAGAAAATGACAATTATTTGGTTTCCTCTGGAAGCATTGTACCATTCCACGAAAAATTCTTACCACTGGTTACACAGCCTGTTGTAATAGAATTTCCAGGTTTATCGTTAAGAACAG TGCAGAAGAaaacttttataataaaaaacgaGACTTCGATTCCAACTAATTATTGGCTTCGTATAAAGAACTTTTATCCCATCATGTGTTCGTGTAAATGGAAGTCGCAAGAAGATCGGATCAGGTTCATTTATAAACGAGTTTTTAGTCGGCGGAAGGAATTAATAG AAGACACATTGTGCAAAGTAAAACAACCTGGATCAGGTATGGTAGTCTATGTTGATCCCTTAAATTCAGATATTGGTCCTTTCAAAGCCATGCCTGTGGACATTTATGTTTTTGCTGATACATGGGGTTATTATGTGGATgaattagaaataaatattgctGGTTTACCACAGTATACTATAGGGATATGTGTACAAGTTGTTGGATCACCAATATCATTGTCAATTTCTGATAGAAATGAATCTAATATACCTATTATTAG ataTGGAATGGTAGCTGTAGGTAGTCGCCTACATGGGAGAAAAATATCATTGACAAATACAAGCGCGATACCTATAATTATTGACTGGCATACATTTGTAGTCAAGCCAGTTCTAGAATCAATGCCTTTTAACGTAGCATTTAGCTTTCATACACCATTTACTGACGAATTAGCATCAAAATTGAGAAATAATAAGCAGAAGACTAATAGTGAAATACACCTAGAAAAACACTATCCATACTCAAAAGTCTTACATACATGTGATTCTAGTGAATTCAGCAACACTAGTGATATTACAACATCTAGTTACAT GGAATCCTCACACATGACCTCATCCTGGATGTGTAATGGTGAAATTTCCAAACAGTATACCACCAGTAGCTCCAATAGATGTTCaaaaagtgaaaataaatatacaaaagatGAGATATGCTTCAATGCAAATAATATAGTAGAGAAGAAAGACattgaaatacaaatttcGATACTTCCTTACTATGGTTTAATTGATACAAGAATATGCACGGtaaaaaaacatttaaatcttattaaaatattaagaaaaacaTATTGTACATATcaataa
- the LOC126874321 gene encoding uncharacterized protein LOC126874321 isoform X3, translating into MIMLGIECFIESLYVIFYFPLNDDTPLLMNNFVKVKWRADSLKLALDMAGKSRQHMKLLDKYKKREERELMNTNLDQGEVLKDASAGPSMQEVAVDESGEQPFLSTRTSEIIKMSNITENDNYLVSSGSIVPFHEKFLPLVTQPVVIEFPGLSLRTVQKKTFIIKNETSIPTNYWLRIKNFYPIMCSCKWKSQEDRIRFIYKRVFSRRKELIEDTLCKVKQPGSGMVVYVDPLNSDIGPFKAMPVDIYVFADTWGYYVDELEINIAGLPQYTIGICVQVVGSPISLSISDRNESNIPIIRYGMVAVGSRLHGRKISLTNTSAIPIIIDWHTFVVKPVLESMPFNVAFSFHTPFTDELASKLRNNKQKTNSEIHLEKHYPYSKVLHTCDSSEFSNTSDITTSSYMESSHMTSSWMCNGEISKQYTTSSSNRCSKSENKYTKDEICFNANNIVEKKDIEIQISILPYYGLIDTRICTVTPREMFILPKSNTSLIIDIQLERYKTMMETNESIEGEFFCKILGFLRVAPNDMFV; encoded by the exons ATGATAATGCTGGGCATCGAATGTTTCATCGAATCACTTTatgtcatattttattttccattaaacGACGATACGCCATtgttaatgaataattttgttaaagtAAAGTGGCGGGCAGATAGTCTCAAACTTGCTTTGGATATGGCGGGAAAATCTAGACAGCACATG AAATTATTAGACAAGTACAAAAAGCGAGAGGAACGAGAATTAATGAACACGAATCTGGATCAAGGAGAGGTTCTTAAAGATGCTTCAGCAGGTCCTTCTATGCAAGAAGTGGCAGTTGACGAATCAGGCGAACAGCCCTTCCTAAGTACTCGTACTTCAGAAATCATTAAG ATGAGCAACATAACAGAAAATGACAATTATTTGGTTTCCTCTGGAAGCATTGTACCATTCCACGAAAAATTCTTACCACTGGTTACACAGCCTGTTGTAATAGAATTTCCAGGTTTATCGTTAAGAACAG TGCAGAAGAaaacttttataataaaaaacgaGACTTCGATTCCAACTAATTATTGGCTTCGTATAAAGAACTTTTATCCCATCATGTGTTCGTGTAAATGGAAGTCGCAAGAAGATCGGATCAGGTTCATTTATAAACGAGTTTTTAGTCGGCGGAAGGAATTAATAG AAGACACATTGTGCAAAGTAAAACAACCTGGATCAGGTATGGTAGTCTATGTTGATCCCTTAAATTCAGATATTGGTCCTTTCAAAGCCATGCCTGTGGACATTTATGTTTTTGCTGATACATGGGGTTATTATGTGGATgaattagaaataaatattgctGGTTTACCACAGTATACTATAGGGATATGTGTACAAGTTGTTGGATCACCAATATCATTGTCAATTTCTGATAGAAATGAATCTAATATACCTATTATTAG ataTGGAATGGTAGCTGTAGGTAGTCGCCTACATGGGAGAAAAATATCATTGACAAATACAAGCGCGATACCTATAATTATTGACTGGCATACATTTGTAGTCAAGCCAGTTCTAGAATCAATGCCTTTTAACGTAGCATTTAGCTTTCATACACCATTTACTGACGAATTAGCATCAAAATTGAGAAATAATAAGCAGAAGACTAATAGTGAAATACACCTAGAAAAACACTATCCATACTCAAAAGTCTTACATACATGTGATTCTAGTGAATTCAGCAACACTAGTGATATTACAACATCTAGTTACAT GGAATCCTCACACATGACCTCATCCTGGATGTGTAATGGTGAAATTTCCAAACAGTATACCACCAGTAGCTCCAATAGATGTTCaaaaagtgaaaataaatatacaaaagatGAGATATGCTTCAATGCAAATAATATAGTAGAGAAGAAAGACattgaaatacaaatttcGATACTTCCTTACTATGGTTTAATTGATACAAGAATATGCACG GTTACCCCTAGAGAAATGTTCATCCTACCCAAAAGTAATACCTCCCTAATTATTGATATACAACTTGAAAGATACAAAACTATGATGGAAACAAATGAAAGTATCGAAGGAGAATTTTTTTGCAAAATTCTTGGATTTCTACGAGTTGCTCCAAATGATATGTTTGTATAA
- the LOC126874321 gene encoding uncharacterized protein LOC126874321 isoform X5, translating to MNTNLDQGEVLKDASAGPSMQEVAVDESGEQPFLSTRTSEIIKMSNITENDNYLVSSGSIVPFHEKFLPLVTQPVVIEFPGLSLRTVQKKTFIIKNETSIPTNYWLRIKNFYPIMCSCKWKSQEDRIRFIYKRVFSRRKELIEDTLCKVKQPGSGMVVYVDPLNSDIGPFKAMPVDIYVFADTWGYYVDELEINIAGLPQYTIGICVQVVGSPISLSISDRNESNIPIIRYGMVAVGSRLHGRKISLTNTSAIPIIIDWHTFVVKPVLESMPFNVAFSFHTPFTDELASKLRNNKQKTNSEIHLEKHYPYSKVLHTCDSSEFSNTSDITTSSYMESSHMTSSWMCNGEISKQYTTSSSNRCSKSENKYTKDEICFNANNIVEKKDIEIQISILPYYGLIDTRICTVTPREMFILPKSNTSLIIDIQLERYKTMMETNESIEGEFFCKILGFLRVAPNDMFV from the exons ATGAACACGAATCTGGATCAAGGAGAGGTTCTTAAAGATGCTTCAGCAGGTCCTTCTATGCAAGAAGTGGCAGTTGACGAATCAGGCGAACAGCCCTTCCTAAGTACTCGTACTTCAGAAATCATTAAG ATGAGCAACATAACAGAAAATGACAATTATTTGGTTTCCTCTGGAAGCATTGTACCATTCCACGAAAAATTCTTACCACTGGTTACACAGCCTGTTGTAATAGAATTTCCAGGTTTATCGTTAAGAACAG TGCAGAAGAaaacttttataataaaaaacgaGACTTCGATTCCAACTAATTATTGGCTTCGTATAAAGAACTTTTATCCCATCATGTGTTCGTGTAAATGGAAGTCGCAAGAAGATCGGATCAGGTTCATTTATAAACGAGTTTTTAGTCGGCGGAAGGAATTAATAG AAGACACATTGTGCAAAGTAAAACAACCTGGATCAGGTATGGTAGTCTATGTTGATCCCTTAAATTCAGATATTGGTCCTTTCAAAGCCATGCCTGTGGACATTTATGTTTTTGCTGATACATGGGGTTATTATGTGGATgaattagaaataaatattgctGGTTTACCACAGTATACTATAGGGATATGTGTACAAGTTGTTGGATCACCAATATCATTGTCAATTTCTGATAGAAATGAATCTAATATACCTATTATTAG ataTGGAATGGTAGCTGTAGGTAGTCGCCTACATGGGAGAAAAATATCATTGACAAATACAAGCGCGATACCTATAATTATTGACTGGCATACATTTGTAGTCAAGCCAGTTCTAGAATCAATGCCTTTTAACGTAGCATTTAGCTTTCATACACCATTTACTGACGAATTAGCATCAAAATTGAGAAATAATAAGCAGAAGACTAATAGTGAAATACACCTAGAAAAACACTATCCATACTCAAAAGTCTTACATACATGTGATTCTAGTGAATTCAGCAACACTAGTGATATTACAACATCTAGTTACAT GGAATCCTCACACATGACCTCATCCTGGATGTGTAATGGTGAAATTTCCAAACAGTATACCACCAGTAGCTCCAATAGATGTTCaaaaagtgaaaataaatatacaaaagatGAGATATGCTTCAATGCAAATAATATAGTAGAGAAGAAAGACattgaaatacaaatttcGATACTTCCTTACTATGGTTTAATTGATACAAGAATATGCACG GTTACCCCTAGAGAAATGTTCATCCTACCCAAAAGTAATACCTCCCTAATTATTGATATACAACTTGAAAGATACAAAACTATGATGGAAACAAATGAAAGTATCGAAGGAGAATTTTTTTGCAAAATTCTTGGATTTCTACGAGTTGCTCCAAATGATATGTTTGTATAA
- the LOC126878112 gene encoding ADP-ribosylation factor 1, with protein MGNMFATLFKGLFGKKEMRILMVGLDAAGKTTILYKLKLGEIVTTIPTIGFNVETVEYKNISFTVWDVGGQDKIRPLWRHYFQNTQGLIFVVDSNDRERIGEAREELMRMLAEDELRDAVLLIFANKQDLPNAMNAAEITDKLGLHSLRNRNWYIQATCATSGDGLYEGLDWLSNQLKNANR; from the exons ATGGGGAATATGTTTGCAACATTATTTAAAGGCCTTTTTGGCAAAAAAGAAATGAGGATTTTAATGGTAGGCCTTGATGCAGCGGGTAAAACCAcgatattatacaaattaaagTTAGGGGAAATTGTTACTACAATTCCCACTATAG GCTTCAATGTAGAAACAGTTGAATACAAGAATATAAGTTTTACTGTATGGGACGTTGGTGGTCAGGACAAAATCAGACCTCTCTGGCGACATTACTTTCAAAATACACAA ggGTTAATATTTGTCGTTGACAGTAATGATAGGGAACGTATCGGTGAAGCGCGTGAAGAATTGATGAGAATGTTGGCAGAAGATGAACTTAGAGATGCGGTACTTCTTATATTTGCTAACAAACAA gATCTCCCAAATGCAATGAATGCAGCAGAGATTACCGACAAGTTGGGACTCCACTCTCTCCGTAATCGCAATTGGTACATTCAAGCAACGTGCGCCACAAGTGGAGACGGACTTTACGAGGGCCTCGATTGGCTCTCTAATCAGCTCAAAAATGCCAATCGCTAA